The sequence below is a genomic window from Lolium perenne isolate Kyuss_39 chromosome 7, Kyuss_2.0, whole genome shotgun sequence.
TAGGAAATATCAGTATCCGAACAAAACATTTGAAGGAAGCATCCGAAGAAGTCTACAACATTCGAGTAgtgcaacttgagtctacacacggcgagcatccgtgcctagactcgggggctactcccatcgggagcgcttgtcgcgcacccgacagaaattatggacccAAAGGAATCACAAGATCCAGgaacatgcccggggacttgattctgtgtagagtagcgttgttttgccattcggcagttaaccagcatcgatttatcgagtaaagttgggcacgttactcaaatATCCTTTACGTACTAATAACAAACATGGTCTTATTTGAAGGTATTGGAGACTCGATATAAAAACATATCGAATGAAGAAAAAAACATTCGAGTGGTACAaattgagtctacacacggttgcaagcatctgtccctagactcgggggctactcccatcgggagcgctgaacgcgcacccgatacaAAAAGCGTTACTATCTTGAAGGATTCGAGATCTTCCGGCAATTATGAACGTTCGACATAAAGAAATTTTAGTCCCTTCCCGAAGCTTTTTCGGCCAGTCacgcgggggctactgatgtgggcattaccttcgggtaactagtattgtgctacctcctacggcccaaccaggggcccgtgAAGATCATCCACCAACCAAGGTGGGCCGCTATGTCGGTTCCCATGAAGGATTCTTGAAGGAaaaggcaagaagacgaagaaataAGGAAAGTTTAGATGTAGCACTCTTTGTAATCTGGTCATACCCGGACAGACCTCTCAAGACCTGTCTCACAATATAAGGGACATGAGAGGGACTGACGTGGGACACACAATCAATCTAGCCATAACCACCGTAAGTCGAGAGTTAGGTCATACACAATCCTATCTTTTCGTCGAGTCCTTAGTCaaagccttcggctaccccattgtaacccgatattctcaataatcaagatcagacaagcaggaagtaagggttttacctcgtcgagggccccaaacctgggtaaatctctctccccgtttgtttggtatatgatgtctcgtgttagcctgtaggattccatcaaccctaagcccctcaaggtgggcattgccgaggagcaccctcgacactcCATCTCGTCAAAGCCTTCACCGTCGTAGTGAGCTTGGCTGCCAACCGCTTGAAGGGGTTGGGCTCTACCGGGGTAGAGGTCCACGTGTTTCTCATGGTTTTCGAGAAACCCTCCGCCTTGGGCCAGAATGCCTCGAAGCGGAACCTCCTCCCCATCGGCAGACGAGCCTCCAGGTTGAGGAGGAGGGGACAGTGGTCTGACGTAGCGGAGCTAAGAGCAGAGAGGAGGGAGGCCGGGAATATCACCTCCCAATCCACCGCTGAGAAGACACAGTCAAGCCTCTCAAGCGTGGCTTGCTCCCACTCATTCGACCATGTGTAGCGCATCCCGTTGAGATAGAGCTCCTTGAGCTCAAGATCATTGAGCAACTTACGGAACTTGCCCATCATGTGGCGGTTAAGGTTTGGGTTGTTTTTGTCCTGAGCCTCCAAGATGAGATTGAAATCTTCTGCCACCG
It includes:
- the LOC139833683 gene encoding uncharacterized protein, producing MMGKFRKLLNDLELKELYLNGMRYTWSNEWEQATLERLDCVFSAVDWEVIFPASLLSALSSATSDHCPLLLNLEARLPMGRRFRFEAFWPKAEVTLLLRWFD